One stretch of Desulfovibrio sp. JC022 DNA includes these proteins:
- a CDS encoding NADH-quinone oxidoreductase subunit D yields the protein MNTFPEGDYYTNHFEKGADDHTMILNMGPQHPSTHGVLRVILELDGEYIVRAEPVLGYLHRMHEKMAEVKSWVQFIPNMGRVDYLHPLAWNHAYVGAVEKLAGIEVPERAEFIRVITTELNRISSHLLWWGAYLLDLGAFTPIMYAFDDREIMMDMMQKVTGARLTYSNFRFGGVVHDLDDDFAGKCTEFIKRLRDRLPMYKDLVTDNIILRKRIEEIGYMDADMCNRYGATGPLIRGAGVEHDTRRAEPYSIYDRFDWKVPVYYEADAMARYMVRMEEIEQSLNIVEQALEQLPEGEHIIKKAPKPTWKAPAGEVYFSTEGARGKVGIHIVSDGSKVPYRIKLRAPGFSNLSLFAECAQGTMLADAVAILGSLDMVIPEIDR from the coding sequence ATGAATACATTTCCTGAAGGTGACTACTACACCAATCATTTTGAGAAGGGCGCAGACGATCACACCATGATCCTGAACATGGGACCGCAGCATCCTTCCACCCACGGCGTTCTGCGGGTCATCCTTGAACTGGACGGCGAATACATTGTCCGCGCCGAGCCTGTGCTGGGTTACCTGCATCGCATGCACGAGAAAATGGCTGAGGTGAAAAGCTGGGTCCAGTTTATCCCGAATATGGGCCGTGTGGATTACCTGCACCCATTGGCATGGAATCATGCTTATGTGGGCGCAGTGGAAAAACTGGCCGGGATCGAAGTCCCAGAACGGGCCGAGTTTATCCGGGTTATTACCACCGAGCTTAACCGTATTTCCTCACACCTGCTCTGGTGGGGTGCCTATTTGCTGGACCTCGGCGCATTCACCCCGATCATGTACGCATTTGATGACCGTGAAATCATGATGGACATGATGCAGAAGGTGACCGGAGCCAGACTGACTTACAGTAATTTCCGTTTCGGCGGGGTGGTACACGATCTTGATGATGATTTTGCTGGTAAGTGTACCGAATTTATTAAACGTCTGCGTGATCGTCTGCCCATGTACAAGGATCTGGTTACCGACAACATAATTCTGCGTAAACGTATCGAGGAAATCGGCTACATGGATGCGGATATGTGTAATCGCTACGGTGCCACCGGACCTCTTATCCGTGGCGCAGGTGTTGAGCATGATACCCGCAGAGCAGAGCCTTACTCCATTTACGATCGTTTTGATTGGAAGGTTCCGGTTTATTACGAAGCTGATGCCATGGCTCGTTATATGGTGCGCATGGAAGAGATCGAGCAAAGCCTGAATATTGTTGAGCAGGCCTTGGAACAGCTTCCTGAAGGTGAGCATATTATCAAAAAGGCTCCCAAGCCCACTTGGAAGGCCCCGGCAGGTGAAGTTTACTTCTCAACTGAGGGTGCTCGCGGCAAGGTCGGAATCCACATCGTTAGTGACGGCAGTAAGGTTCCGTACCGGATCAAGCTACGCGCACCGGGGTTTTCCAACCTGTCTCTTTTCGCAGAATGTGCGCAAGGAACTATGCTGGCTGATGCGGTTGCCATTTTAGGTAGTTTAGACATGGTTATACCTGAGATTGACAGATAG
- a CDS encoding NADH-quinone oxidoreductase subunit C: MMDAQTLDSKLSLPVTPLMVGKGCVENSGITMNVFLMSDDIMQAAEAMLKQAYHLENIDALDVAEGFLITYHYEHFTKPGRIAHRVLVCRDEAELPSISSIFQGADWHERECHDFHGVNFAGHPNLLPLLLDPETPAGVLLKDDKGRKPLREILNPGEIVFKGEGFTLFDEEAPESEEESAS; this comes from the coding sequence ATGATGGATGCTCAAACACTGGACAGTAAATTAAGTCTCCCGGTGACTCCGCTTATGGTCGGCAAGGGATGTGTCGAAAATTCCGGCATAACCATGAATGTTTTCCTCATGTCCGATGACATCATGCAGGCAGCTGAGGCCATGCTTAAGCAGGCCTACCATCTTGAAAACATTGATGCCCTTGATGTGGCTGAAGGTTTTTTGATTACGTATCATTACGAGCATTTCACCAAACCGGGACGTATTGCCCATCGGGTACTGGTCTGCCGGGATGAAGCTGAATTACCGTCAATCTCTTCCATATTCCAAGGAGCGGATTGGCACGAGCGTGAGTGTCATGATTTTCACGGCGTAAATTTTGCGGGACACCCTAATCTTTTGCCGCTGCTGCTTGACCCGGAAACTCCCGCAGGGGTTTTGCTTAAAGATGATAAAGGCCGTAAGCCGCTTCGCGAGATTCTCAATCCCGGCGAAATAGTTTTCAAAGGGGAAGGATTCACTCTCTTTGATGAGGAAGCTCCAGAATCGGAAGAGGAGTCTGCATCATGA
- a CDS encoding NADH-quinone oxidoreductase subunit B, with the protein MAEKNLLTPGGHVVEDGLVRLELAEDAMNICRSMSLWPMTFGLACCAIEMMAVGMARYDMARFGAEVFRPSARQADLMIVAGTVTKKMAPAVVRLYEQMPAPKWVLALGNCAISGGPFKFKGQYGIVEGVDNLIPVDVYVPGCPPRPEALLEGLFQIQEKVTGKRWWPVPEELAKERAL; encoded by the coding sequence ATGGCCGAGAAAAATCTCCTGACCCCCGGCGGGCATGTGGTCGAGGACGGTCTTGTCCGCCTCGAACTTGCTGAAGACGCCATGAATATCTGCCGCTCCATGTCGCTCTGGCCCATGACCTTCGGGCTGGCCTGCTGCGCCATTGAGATGATGGCCGTGGGTATGGCCCGGTATGATATGGCCCGTTTCGGGGCCGAGGTTTTTCGTCCTTCTGCCCGGCAGGCGGACCTGATGATCGTAGCCGGGACGGTGACCAAAAAGATGGCTCCGGCGGTTGTTCGTCTTTATGAACAGATGCCGGCTCCAAAATGGGTGCTAGCTCTTGGTAACTGCGCTATTTCCGGCGGTCCATTTAAGTTCAAGGGGCAGTACGGAATAGTGGAAGGTGTGGACAATCTCATTCCTGTTGATGTCTACGTTCCCGGTTGCCCGCCGAGGCCCGAAGCTTTGCTTGAGGGGCTTTTTCAGATTCAGGAAAAGGTGACCGGAAAACGCTGGTGGCCCGTCCCTGAAGAGTTAGCGAAGGAGCGCGCCTTATGA
- a CDS encoding NADH-quinone oxidoreductase subunit A, with the protein MVFTWLQFAIFMFLIGGLLFAGGPLILSALVHPRAKGGDMGMPYECGMKPHGRAWNQFGISYYVYALLFLAFDVDVLYLFPVSVWYPHTEGMFYFLEVAGFLSVLAIAIIYFWKKGVFTWPRKIS; encoded by the coding sequence ATGGTTTTTACCTGGCTTCAGTTCGCCATCTTCATGTTTTTGATAGGTGGGCTTCTCTTTGCGGGCGGGCCTCTAATTCTGTCCGCCCTTGTTCATCCACGCGCTAAAGGCGGTGACATGGGCATGCCCTATGAGTGCGGTATGAAACCGCACGGAAGGGCATGGAATCAATTCGGCATCAGCTACTATGTCTATGCATTGCTGTTTCTGGCCTTTGACGTAGACGTTCTCTATCTTTTCCCGGTTTCCGTCTGGTACCCCCATACCGAAGGAATGTTTTATTTCCTTGAAGTTGCCGGCTTCCTGTCTGTTCTCGCAATCGCGATCATTTATTTCTGGAAAAAAGGAGTATTCACATGGCCGAGAAAAATCTCCTGA
- a CDS encoding diguanylate cyclase: protein MENSLKILLVDDNAVNLTLLERLLKDEGAELYKAMDGEEAIGLCRENDFALILLDVQMPGMDGYETARVIKNIESCCLVPIIFLTAIYKDPSYARMGYEAGAVDFLTQPIDPPTLRGKVGVFLELKRQKDRLEREIAQRIKTEKALRAAEERYRNIFERAVEGIFRSTLDGEFEEINPAFARILGYETSEEAVEKVHTDTLYKNRGDRKAFLEKLMQEKSLSDYELRFRRKDGSLIWVSESCRLFEEGGEFYIEGVVEDITHRKLCELELQEKATLDALTGIPNRYLFFDRLGKSVANAGRYGEKLALLFIDLNDFKQVNDQYGHHTGDMLLSKVAGRLKSRLRLSDTFARLGGDEFCVLLERPADRDSIAQVADEFIDCLSAPFEFDGISCCVGASIGISIYPENGSKSEELVKKADQAMYRVKEQKDCKYCFYSGEE from the coding sequence ATGGAAAATAGCCTGAAAATATTGCTGGTGGACGATAATGCCGTCAACTTGACCCTTCTTGAGCGTTTGCTGAAAGATGAAGGGGCTGAGTTGTACAAGGCTATGGATGGGGAGGAGGCAATAGGGCTTTGCCGGGAAAATGATTTTGCCCTTATTCTGCTCGATGTGCAGATGCCCGGAATGGATGGTTATGAAACTGCTCGTGTCATTAAGAATATTGAGTCGTGCTGTCTTGTTCCGATCATTTTTCTAACCGCTATTTATAAAGATCCGTCATATGCCCGCATGGGGTATGAAGCCGGTGCAGTTGACTTTCTTACGCAACCCATTGATCCGCCGACTTTAAGGGGTAAGGTCGGGGTCTTTTTGGAGTTGAAGAGACAGAAAGACAGGCTTGAGCGCGAGATTGCGCAACGTATTAAAACTGAAAAGGCCTTACGTGCTGCCGAGGAAAGGTACCGCAACATATTTGAAAGGGCTGTGGAGGGGATTTTCAGATCTACTCTCGATGGTGAATTTGAGGAGATCAATCCGGCTTTTGCTCGTATTCTTGGCTACGAGACTTCTGAGGAGGCTGTAGAGAAGGTCCATACCGATACTTTGTACAAGAATCGTGGCGACAGAAAGGCTTTTTTAGAAAAGTTGATGCAGGAGAAATCACTCAGTGATTATGAGCTGCGCTTCAGGCGCAAGGACGGTTCTTTGATCTGGGTTTCTGAGAGTTGCCGCTTGTTTGAGGAGGGCGGTGAATTCTATATTGAGGGTGTGGTTGAAGATATTACCCATCGCAAACTCTGTGAACTGGAGTTGCAGGAAAAAGCAACTCTGGATGCCCTGACCGGAATTCCCAACCGCTATCTCTTTTTTGACCGTTTGGGCAAATCCGTCGCTAACGCCGGACGCTATGGGGAAAAACTGGCCCTGCTTTTTATCGATCTGAATGATTTTAAGCAGGTCAATGACCAGTATGGGCATCATACAGGAGATATGCTGCTGTCCAAGGTCGCCGGAAGGTTGAAGTCCCGCTTGCGTTTGTCTGATACTTTTGCCCGGCTGGGCGGTGATGAATTCTGTGTTCTGCTTGAACGTCCAGCGGACCGGGATAGTATTGCGCAGGTTGCAGATGAATTCATTGATTGTCTTTCAGCTCCGTTTGAATTTGACGGAATCAGTTGTTGTGTAGGGGCATCTATAGGCATCAGTATCTATCCTGAAAATGGTTCTAAATCCGAGGAGTTGGTCAAAAAGGCTGATCAGGCCATGTACCGAGTTAAGGAACAGAAGGATTGCAAGTACTGTTTTTATAGCGGAGAGGAATAA
- a CDS encoding YkgJ family cysteine cluster protein gives MNFFEYLELQYRKWRLKRKRQNVVIRGNCKLCGSCCRSICLHVGGKWLKTKKHFSKAIDEDEKLSRFEICGKTEEGYLKFSCTSLNKNGTCDDYENRPRLCRSFPNPSIFMQFGELPAGCGFRMSTEIDFEKVLHDAMDDQDSIKSGHIPNGK, from the coding sequence ATGAACTTTTTCGAGTATCTGGAACTTCAATACCGCAAATGGCGTCTAAAAAGAAAAAGACAGAACGTAGTTATACGCGGCAACTGCAAACTCTGCGGCAGCTGCTGCCGTTCCATCTGTCTTCACGTTGGCGGCAAATGGCTGAAAACAAAAAAACATTTCTCAAAAGCAATTGATGAAGATGAAAAATTATCGCGTTTTGAAATCTGTGGGAAAACCGAGGAAGGCTATCTGAAATTTTCCTGCACCAGTCTTAACAAAAACGGCACCTGCGACGATTACGAAAATCGCCCCCGACTTTGCCGAAGCTTCCCAAACCCCTCAATTTTCATGCAATTCGGGGAGCTACCAGCGGGATGCGGCTTTCGCATGTCTACTGAAATAGATTTCGAAAAAGTGCTGCATGATGCAATGGATGACCAAGACAGCATCAAATCCGGGCACATCCCCAACGGAAAGTAA
- a CDS encoding OsmC family protein — MTNEIKIEFGPGKKLSAVGDDYCIDVDMPVTEGGEGSAPEPTQLFLASLATCAAHYARIFCESKSLPMDDLGLKIRYKFNDEGNQISKFTYELTIPEGFPEKYKAALLRALDLCPIKKLLLSPPAFQLEIV; from the coding sequence ATGACCAATGAAATCAAAATAGAATTCGGGCCGGGTAAAAAACTTTCAGCTGTTGGTGATGATTACTGTATAGACGTTGATATGCCCGTTACCGAGGGAGGAGAAGGTTCCGCCCCGGAGCCGACACAGCTTTTCCTGGCTTCACTGGCAACCTGCGCGGCCCATTATGCCCGCATTTTCTGTGAATCTAAGTCCCTTCCCATGGATGACCTGGGCCTTAAGATCAGATACAAATTCAATGATGAAGGAAACCAAATAAGCAAATTCACATATGAACTGACCATTCCAGAAGGTTTTCCTGAAAAATACAAAGCCGCCCTGCTCCGTGCGCTGGACCTCTGTCCAATCAAAAAGCTGCTGCTGAGTCCCCCGGCTTTCCAGCTTGAAATAGTATAA
- a CDS encoding cupin domain-containing protein, with translation MTNEEFPTLAANGTIETTSGPINCSDLKWNPHPAFKGVYLKHLITGDKTADQLSCHLVRIDPDCTLETHVHENQWELHEIIGGNGNAKLADKTTSYHPGKSAVIPKGEQHSVKAGPEGLTLLAKFFPALI, from the coding sequence ATGACCAATGAAGAATTTCCCACCCTTGCCGCAAACGGTACCATTGAAACAACTTCCGGCCCCATCAATTGCTCGGATCTAAAATGGAATCCGCATCCGGCATTTAAAGGAGTATACCTCAAACACCTGATAACCGGGGACAAAACAGCGGATCAACTCAGCTGTCACCTTGTCCGTATTGATCCCGACTGCACTCTTGAAACACATGTCCATGAAAATCAATGGGAGCTGCATGAAATCATCGGCGGCAACGGCAATGCAAAACTTGCGGACAAAACCACATCATACCATCCCGGAAAATCCGCTGTTATTCCCAAAGGGGAACAACACAGTGTAAAGGCCGGCCCCGAAGGACTGACCCTGCTTGCCAAGTTTTTCCCGGCTTTGATATGA
- a CDS encoding AraC family transcriptional regulator, which yields MTKQNEILIFHELEGMPDVALVEATGIANHFPRHVHSSFIFSLIDCGERKVSINSQIYSYRAGEMCILPPGTPHSCESISGNKFGPHSYRTLCVSTSYLQKLTEEISGISGIAPHFKPELVYTDFEEDSFNDLFALQKTTGTMLEKQTALNTFLYHAIEHFSTQTIILEQTGPQHEALDRVKQYVDKNFKEKITLNNIADIGCLSPFHLQKLFVKRYGISPQEYIISRRIHEAKSRIQSGESLTEAALNSGFSDQSHFSRHFKRVIGISPGRFLRENR from the coding sequence ATGACAAAACAAAATGAAATACTGATCTTCCATGAACTGGAAGGTATGCCGGACGTGGCTCTTGTTGAGGCAACTGGAATTGCTAATCATTTTCCGCGTCACGTACACTCCAGTTTCATCTTCAGCCTGATTGACTGTGGCGAGCGTAAGGTCAGCATTAATTCTCAAATATATTCGTACCGTGCCGGGGAGATGTGTATACTTCCCCCCGGTACTCCTCACAGCTGCGAATCAATTTCAGGAAATAAATTCGGCCCCCATTCCTATCGCACCCTTTGCGTCAGCACTTCGTATCTACAAAAGCTGACCGAAGAAATTAGCGGAATATCAGGCATCGCCCCCCATTTTAAACCTGAATTAGTTTATACAGATTTTGAAGAGGACTCATTCAACGATTTATTCGCCTTACAAAAAACAACAGGCACAATGCTTGAGAAGCAGACCGCCCTAAATACATTTCTCTACCACGCCATTGAACATTTCAGCACCCAAACAATAATACTTGAACAAACGGGTCCGCAACACGAAGCCTTGGATAGGGTAAAACAATATGTTGATAAAAACTTCAAAGAAAAGATAACATTAAACAATATCGCAGACATAGGATGTCTCAGTCCATTCCACCTGCAAAAACTTTTTGTAAAGAGATATGGAATTTCCCCGCAGGAATACATTATCTCCCGCCGGATACACGAAGCTAAATCCCGGATTCAATCAGGAGAATCATTAACGGAAGCTGCACTTAATTCCGGTTTTTCTGACCAAAGTCATTTTTCCCGCCACTTCAAGAGGGTAATAGGTATATCACCCGGACGTTTTCTCCGGGAGAACAGGTAG
- a CDS encoding iron-sulfur cluster biosynthesis family protein, whose amino-acid sequence MLKITEKAKEVLDQHFEEKDKEPIRIYIASACSGTRLALGIDSAKDGDETINLEGYDFVVDQELFDQAKPMVIDLSPMGIEISSSLVFEEAESGCGGCGGGCGCG is encoded by the coding sequence ATGCTTAAGATCACAGAAAAAGCAAAAGAAGTTCTTGATCAGCACTTTGAAGAAAAAGACAAAGAGCCGATTCGCATATACATCGCCTCCGCATGTAGCGGAACCCGTTTGGCCCTCGGAATTGATTCCGCCAAAGACGGTGACGAAACCATCAATCTCGAAGGCTATGACTTTGTCGTAGATCAGGAGCTTTTCGATCAGGCCAAGCCTATGGTCATAGATCTCAGCCCCATGGGAATTGAAATCTCTTCCTCACTCGTCTTTGAAGAAGCCGAAAGCGGATGCGGTGGCTGCGGCGGAGGATGCGGTTGCGGCTAA
- a CDS encoding transglutaminase domain-containing protein — protein sequence MNDFLHNYADMPKKRQAAQFLVANLPPADRAGLSAAELAENLDYALLARESTPWGKNVSWTDFLHYVLPHRVSQEKAISWRKNFYNEILPLVSECSSMEEAVLAVNRWCFSKTGFKSTQRWDQNPLMTINRGWGRCEEAVILTVSALRSVGIPARQAMVPAWQHSNDNHTWTEVQVDGKWHYIESANPDYGLDHAWFSGSVRKAPLVMSYAYGDAASPDYPILGRSFGCTLINTTARYAPVSKTEILVTDSNGKPVPKTRIFFSVLNYASFRPVASKTTDAEGKTAITLGPGSVLISAAQKNKSAYAGSIWIPGEQTERTPLILRLQANNKPEGVISFRFSYKDTLNLKTPPKNSEGAQKAEFDSIKKQRLQKLEGMMKAAETASPENAGAIAKAGLNTPQIQRAIANCPTRNRSSLIKLISIMPPADLLTITTDELIEIARLSDLAREQAEAAGLNYTDQIFTEYVLNPRIMYEQQSSWRKLMHEKFNLAKTGKLKKLLKKIELFNTEISTIQRGSLGNSLTPEKVLDTRKASSLTEICIFNTALLRSAGIPARYLDEQGWIEFHDGKNWQPFYPQIPGQTGNKNATEQSKSFYSPWRNIQFKLPYFESKKRNPQYFKDFSVSKLIDKSRFHIIEKTVQGKMDPKSKAWELSTPRGEYYLISVQRNKNNEPTINVHKIGK from the coding sequence TTGAACGACTTTCTGCACAACTACGCAGACATGCCGAAAAAACGTCAGGCAGCCCAATTTCTGGTTGCCAACCTGCCCCCTGCTGACCGAGCCGGCCTTTCAGCCGCTGAATTGGCGGAAAACCTTGACTATGCATTGCTTGCCCGCGAATCCACACCATGGGGAAAAAATGTTTCATGGACTGATTTCCTGCACTACGTTTTGCCCCATCGGGTAAGTCAGGAGAAAGCAATCAGTTGGCGCAAAAATTTTTATAATGAAATTCTTCCGCTGGTATCTGAATGTTCATCCATGGAAGAAGCCGTGCTGGCTGTAAACCGCTGGTGTTTCTCCAAGACTGGATTCAAATCCACACAACGCTGGGATCAAAATCCGCTCATGACCATCAACCGAGGCTGGGGAAGATGCGAAGAAGCGGTAATCCTTACAGTCAGTGCATTGCGCAGTGTGGGCATTCCCGCAAGGCAGGCCATGGTTCCGGCATGGCAGCATTCCAACGACAACCATACATGGACTGAAGTTCAGGTGGACGGCAAATGGCATTACATTGAATCAGCCAACCCGGACTACGGACTTGATCATGCATGGTTCAGCGGGTCGGTCCGCAAAGCCCCGCTGGTCATGTCTTATGCATATGGTGATGCAGCATCACCGGATTATCCGATTCTGGGCCGTTCTTTCGGCTGCACGCTCATCAACACCACCGCGCGGTATGCCCCGGTAAGTAAAACTGAAATTCTGGTAACCGACTCCAATGGTAAACCAGTTCCGAAGACAAGAATATTCTTCTCGGTATTAAATTACGCATCATTTCGACCTGTTGCCAGCAAAACCACTGACGCAGAAGGCAAAACAGCAATAACACTCGGACCCGGATCTGTGTTGATTTCAGCTGCACAGAAAAACAAATCCGCATATGCCGGATCAATCTGGATTCCCGGCGAGCAAACTGAACGCACCCCGCTCATACTTCGACTGCAAGCGAACAATAAGCCCGAAGGAGTCATCAGTTTCCGTTTTTCCTATAAGGATACGCTTAATCTCAAGACTCCGCCCAAAAATTCAGAGGGTGCCCAAAAAGCGGAATTTGATTCCATAAAAAAGCAACGATTGCAAAAGCTGGAAGGCATGATGAAAGCAGCTGAAACAGCATCTCCTGAAAATGCCGGAGCCATTGCAAAAGCGGGACTAAACACCCCGCAAATTCAACGGGCTATTGCCAACTGCCCTACCCGCAACCGGAGTTCATTAATCAAACTGATATCTATAATGCCCCCGGCAGACCTGCTAACCATTACAACTGACGAGTTGATCGAAATTGCCCGGCTTTCTGATTTGGCCCGCGAGCAGGCTGAAGCTGCGGGATTAAATTACACTGATCAGATATTCACTGAATACGTTCTTAATCCGCGTATTATGTATGAACAGCAAAGCAGCTGGCGCAAACTTATGCATGAGAAGTTCAACCTTGCCAAAACAGGTAAATTGAAGAAACTGCTGAAAAAGATTGAACTATTCAATACCGAAATATCCACAATTCAACGGGGTTCATTGGGAAATTCACTCACTCCTGAAAAAGTACTGGATACCCGCAAAGCTTCCTCGCTGACTGAAATCTGCATCTTCAATACGGCATTGCTGCGCAGCGCGGGCATTCCGGCCCGCTATCTTGATGAACAGGGCTGGATTGAATTTCATGACGGTAAAAACTGGCAGCCTTTTTATCCCCAGATTCCCGGACAAACAGGCAATAAAAACGCAACTGAGCAAAGTAAATCTTTTTATTCCCCATGGCGGAACATTCAATTCAAGCTCCCCTATTTTGAGAGCAAAAAACGAAATCCGCAATATTTCAAAGATTTTTCCGTATCTAAATTAATAGACAAGAGTAGATTTCATATTATCGAAAAAACTGTTCAAGGTAAGATGGACCCCAAAAGCAAAGCATGGGAACTAAGCACCCCTCGCGGAGAATATTACCTGATAAGTGTGCAGAGGAATAAAAACAACGAACCGACTATTAATGTCCACAAAATCGGCAAATAA